Proteins encoded in a region of the Anopheles ziemanni chromosome 2, idAnoZiCoDA_A2_x.2, whole genome shotgun sequence genome:
- the LOC131281174 gene encoding vesicular glutamate transporter 1, with protein MPGFADLKDRASNVFGGAGFEKFEMPKHGYDQMDGAAVGGAYQADTGGNDSPMSFEEIERPPLRHVDKYVRAECPCIKTTRYTISLMTCLGFIISFGMRCNMGMAKLQFENGSVKYNWTVAMESAVDSSFFWGYLVTQVPGGFLASMFPANRIFGTAIAISAFLNLLVPGAMMLHPTVVILVRVLQGLVEGVTYPACHGIWRFWAPPLERSRLATMAFSGSYAGVVIGMPMSGILTGSISWHAPFYFYGVMGLIWYCFWLWLSFEKPRQHPTISVKELKYIEKSLGESVSLPMPTIATTPWRHFLTSMPVYAIIVANFCRSWNFYLLVLYQSAYLKHSFDFRIEETGLLGALPHLLMTIIVPFGGMLADHIRKTGLLSTTNVRKLFNCGGFGLEGLFFLVVAHATSSMGAVTALTLGVAFSGFAISGYNVNHLDIAPRYASILMGMSNGIGTIAGLICPIAIDHLTRGQPKSCWSTVFTIAATVHLVGITFYAIFASGELQPWAEPTLDEQRAWDPVGTGYEKETTFNGDPTGEGGGGTGMVPPFGDPTAQINSTKTVSYGAVQHVTGNPFAHPNAISEEPVQPEARDTYLHGNPTERTY; from the exons TGCCGGCTTCGAAAAGTTCGAAATGCCCAAACATGGCTACGACCAGATGGACGGGGCGGCGGTCGGGGGCGCCTACCAGGCGGACACCGGGGGCAACGATTCGCCGATGTCGTTCGAAGAGATCGAGCGTCCCCCGCTGCGCCATGTCGACAAGTACGTCCGGGCGGAGTGTCCCTGCATCAAGACGACCCGCTACACGATCTCGCTGATGACCTGCTTGGGCTTCATCATTTCGTTCGGCATGCGCTGCAACATGGGCATGGCCAAGCTGCAGTTCGAGAATGGG TCGGTAAAGTATAACTGGACGGTCGCGATGGAAAGTGCCGTCGACTCGTCGTTCTTCTGGGGCTACTTGGTAACGCAAGTGCCCGGTGGCTTCCTGGCCTCGATGTTCCCGGCGAACCGCATCTTCGGCACGGCCATCGCCATCTCGGCCTTTCTGAATCTGCTCGTCCCGGGCGCCATGATGCTACATCCCACCGTCGTCATTCTGGTGCGAGTCCTGCAGGGTCTGGTGGAG GGTGTAACTTATCCAGCGTGTCACGGAATCTGGCGATTCTGGGCCCCTCCGCTCGAGCGCTCCCGGTTGGCGACGATGGCGTTCAGCGGGTCGTACGCGGGCGTCGTGATAGGCATGCCCATGTCCGGCATCCTGACCGGTTCAATCAGCTGGCACGCTCCGTTCTACTTCTACGGCGTGATGGGACTCATATGGTACTGCTTCTGGTTGTGGCTGTCGTTCGAGAAACCGCggcaacatccaaccatctcCGTCAAGGAGCTGAAGTACATCGAAAAGTCACTCGGCGAGTCGGTGTCGCTGCCGATGCCGACCATTGCGACGACCCCTTGGCGACACTTTCTCACCTCGATGCCGGTGTACGCGATCATCGTGGCCAACTTTTGCCGCTCGTGGAACTTCTATCTGCTGGTGCTGTATCAGAGTGCATACCTGAAGCACTCGTTTGACTTCCGAATCGAAGAG ACTGGTTTACTGGGAGCACTGCCACACTTGCTGATGACGATCATTGTACCGTTCGGGGGCATGCTGGCCGATCACATCCGAAAGACGGGACTCCTGTCCACCACCAACGTACGGAAGCTGTTCAACTGTGGCGGGTTTGGACTCGAGGGTCTCTTCTTCCTGGTGGTAGCTCACGCCACAAGCTCC ATGGGCGCCGTGACGGCACTGACGCTCGGAGTGGCCTTTAGTGGGTTCGCAATATCGGGCTACAACGTCAACCATCTGGACATCGCCCCACGTTACGCGAGTATTTTGATGGGAATGTCCAACGGCATCGGGACGATAGCGGGACTAATCTGTCCCATAGCGATAGACCATCTCACCCGAGGGCAG CCAAAATCATGCTGGTCGACGGTGTTCACGATAGCAGCGACGGTGCATCTGGTGGGTATCACCTTCTATGCCATATTTGCATCCGGGGAGCTGCAGCCCTGGGCAGAACCCACGCTGGACGAGCAACGAGCCTGGGATCCGGTCGGAACGGGCTACGAGAAGGAGACGACATTCAACGGAGATCCAACCGGTGAAGGAGGCGGTGGGACGGGTATGGTCCCACCGTTCGGAGATCCAACAGCACAAATCAACAGCACCAAAACGGTCAGCTACGGAGCGGTACAGCACGTCACTGGGAACCCGTTCGCGCACCCGAACGCCATCAGTGAGGAACCGGTGCAGCCGGAAGCGAGGGATACGTACTTACACGGAAACCCTACTGAGCGTACCTATTGA
- the LOC131293622 gene encoding phospholipase A1 member A: MFRRYLTVLLYFVVLSLFVFTTLAQKQETNNVFNTTSCLEKPYRCPHPRIKFYLYTRRTQQKPELIDVLDPESLYYTHWNPSHPVKIVIHGFGGGRNLSPSPDMRKAYFTRGNYNIIIVDYGSAVTEPCLSQIEWAPRFGSLCVSQLVKYIANHPRGVPPDDMHLIGYSVGAHIAGLVANYLTPTEGKLGRITGLDPTIFFYAGANNSRDLDPSDAHFVDIIHTGAGILGQWSPGGHADFYVNGGTSQPGCASSTIFQTLACDHTKVTPYFIESINSERGFWAGPCPTLISYLLGWCEPKDSDYVLMGEHLSRRARGVYYVTTNAKPPYARGFPGKNRRTAKNSDYAGVRRK; encoded by the exons ATGTTTCGGCGCTATCTAACCGTTTTACTTTACTTTGTCGTTCTATCCTTGTTCGTCTTTACCACCTTAGCTCAGAAGCAAGAGACCAACAATGTGTTCAACACAACCTCATGTCTGGAAAAACCATACCGGTGTCCGCATCCACGCATCAAGTTCTACCTTTACACACGCCGGACGCAGCAGAAGCCCGAATTGATCGACGTGCTGGACCCGGAGTCGCTCTACTACACGCACTGGAACCCATCGCATCCGGTGAAGATCGTCATCCATGGATTCGGTGGCGGACGAAACCTTTCACCCAGTCCGGACATGCGGAAAGCATACTTCACTCGAGGCAATTataacatcatcatcgtggaCTACGGATCGGCCGTAACGGAACCTTGTCTGAGCCAGATCGAGTGGGCTCCCCGGTTCGGAAGTCTCTGCGTATCCCAGCTGGTCAAGTACATTGCAAACCATCCGCGTGGAGTTCCTCCGGATGATATGCACCTGATCGGATACAGCGTCGGAGCGCACATTGCCGGTCTGGTGGCGAACTACCTGACTCCTACCGAGGGAAAACTGGGCCGAATTACTGGTCTTGATCCGACGATCTTCTTTTACGCCGGTGCGAACAATTCCCGCGATCTCGATCCGTCCGATGCGCACTTTGTGGACATCATTCACACCGGGGCGGGCATTCTGGGACAGTGGAGCCCGGGAGGTCATGCGGATTTCTACGTCAACGGTGGTACCAGCCAGCCGGGATGCGCCAGTTCCACCATTTTTC AAACACTGGCGTGTGATCACACTAAAGTGACACCATATTTTATCGAGTCCATCAATAGCGAACGAGGGTTCTGGGCCGGTCCTTGTCCTACGCTGATATCCTACCTTCTCGGTTGGTGTGAGCCGAAAGATTCCGATTACGTCCTCATGGGAGAACATCTGTCACGGAG AGCACGTGGAGTGTACTATGTCACCACAAATGCGAAACCTCCATACGCTCGTGGATTCCCGGGCAAAAACCGACGGACGGCCAAAAACTCCGACTATGCCGGTGTCCGGCGAAAGTAG